One window from the genome of Salisaeta longa DSM 21114 encodes:
- the hisI gene encoding phosphoribosyl-AMP cyclohydrolase: MPSPDAFIEAVAFDDDGLVPVVVQDDATDQVLMLAYMTADTLRQTLTTGRMTYWSRSRQAVWVKGATSGHTQHVRAARIDCDGDTLLFRVEQAGGACHTGHASCFYRRWDDDAGLVADGEQVFDPEAVYS, from the coding sequence ATGCCTTCTCCCGATGCGTTCATTGAAGCCGTTGCCTTCGATGACGACGGACTCGTGCCGGTCGTCGTTCAAGACGATGCCACCGATCAGGTGTTGATGCTCGCCTACATGACCGCCGACACGCTGCGGCAAACGCTCACCACCGGCCGCATGACGTACTGGAGCCGCTCGCGCCAGGCCGTGTGGGTGAAGGGCGCCACCAGCGGCCACACGCAGCACGTGCGCGCGGCCCGCATCGACTGCGACGGCGACACGCTGCTGTTTCGGGTGGAGCAGGCGGGCGGGGCCTGCCACACCGGCCACGCGTCGTGCTTCTACCGGCGCTGGGATGATGACGCGGGCCTCGTGGCGGATGGCGAGCAGG
- the yidD gene encoding membrane protein insertion efficiency factor YidD — MKLLRVLARLPRLLLIGLVKGYQQIVSPLFPSTCRFHPTCSAYAVQAFRTYGAAKGLVLTLYRIARCHPWGGHGYDPPRWFNEPPPSSHT, encoded by the coding sequence ATGAAGCTGCTTCGCGTCCTCGCCCGGCTGCCGCGCCTGCTCCTCATTGGCCTTGTGAAGGGGTACCAGCAGATCGTGTCGCCCCTGTTTCCCTCCACCTGTCGCTTCCATCCCACGTGCTCGGCCTACGCGGTGCAAGCCTTCCGAACATACGGTGCGGCGAAGGGCCTCGTGCTCACGCTTTACCGCATCGCACGCTGTCACCCGTGGGGCGGGCACGGCTACGACCCGCCGCGCTGGTTTAACGAACCGCCGCCGTCCTCGCACACGTAA